Part of the Salminus brasiliensis chromosome 2, fSalBra1.hap2, whole genome shotgun sequence genome, GAGAGTCTTGAGCTTCACATTCAAAACTGCAATTGATTTATCTGTAAAATCCTGTGTTAGTATGCAACAGTAAAATCACCAGTTTTACCATTACATGTCTAGGAAAACTGTAGCTCAAGCTTACACTGATTAACGTTTCAGTCTATTTCAGTTATTAAGAAAATACCATGTAAAATAACAGGCTTGTTTACAGTGTAGTCATAAAAAAGGTTCACATTTGGTGTTTCTGGCTTTTGGCAGTGTTTATGTGTGATTTTCACGTTAACATGATTTTATGTTAAGCTGATATCCGCGGTGTCTCCATGTGTGTGCATTCGGCTGGGATGTTGGGACGCTGCCAGATTGCAACCTTCCCGCATAACACTAAAGAGCGCATCCCTGGAAAAGAGGTACACATTCAGTCCATTTCTTTCAGCTTAAAATGCactaatattatttaatatataaccCATGACACTGTTAGTTTGCTCAGCTGAACGGAATGAAAATTACTTCGattactattttaattttttattttaaaatgtagctTATGCTTTCTTTGTTCACTGAAACATGATTCACATTAGTTGCCCTTAGCTGGCTTATTGGTGGGTGATTCACTTGTTGctcaaaaatgaatgaataaaacgaaaaataaaaaagaaactcaaatgCAGTCTTTCAAACTGTTTATGAACAATAATCAGCATTCTGTCATTAacttacagtggggaaaaaagtatttagtcagtcaccaattgtgcaagtaaaaaaatgagagagacctgtaatgacaaaatgagaaataaaattctgaaaatcacattgtctgatttttaaagaatttatttgcaaataatggtggaaaataagtatttggtcacctacaaacaagcaagatttctggctgtcacagacctgtaacttcttctttaagaggcttctctttcctccactcattacctgtattaatggcacctgtttgaactcgttaacagtataagacacctgcccacaacctcaaatagtcacactccaaactccactatggtgaagaccaaagagctgtcaaaggacaccagaaacaaaattgtagacctgcaccaggctgggaagactgaatctgcaataggcaagcagcttggtgtgaagaaatctactgtgggagcaataatgaaaatgggagacctacaagaccactgctaatctccctcgatcaggggctccacgcaagatctcagcccgtggggtcaaaatgatcacaagaacggtgagcaaaaatcccagaaccacacagggggacctagtgaatgacctacagaaagctgggaccaacgttacaaaggctaccgtcagtaacacactacgccaccagggactcagattTTGCAGCCAGAgggagttgcatccaaagaacaccataccaactgtgaagcatgggggtggcaacatcatgctttggggctgtttctctgcaaagagactaggacgactggtccatgtacatgaaagaatgaatggggccatgtattgtgagattttgagtgcaaacctccttccatcagcaagagCATTGAAGATAacacgtggctgggtctttcagcatgacaatgatcccaagcacactgccagggcaacaaaggagtggcttcctaagaagcatttcaaggtcctggagtggcctagccagtctccagatctcaaccccatagaaaacctttggagggagttgaaagtctgtgttgcctgccgacagccccaaaacatcactgctctagaagagatccagcaacggtgtgtgccaaccttgtgaagacttacagaaaacgtttgacttctgtcattgccaacaaaggatatataacaaagtattaagattaacttttgttattgaccaaatacttattttccaccattatttgcaaataaattcgttaaaaatcagacaatgtgattttcagaatttcttttctcattttgtctctcatagttgaggtctacctatgatgtcaattacaggcctctctcatctttttaagtggaagaacttgcacaattggtgactgactaaatactttttttccacacTGTATTGCTACAATTGGGAGCCtgtcaaaaatatttttatgtctCAACACTAATTTAGAATGGTCAGTTTTAACAATGGAGTGTGTTGTCCTTTCAGGTTGAGGTCCAGTATGACTGTTTTTCTGTCCGGCCTGGACAAGATGTGCTTGTGACCCTGAACACAGTCCCCAACTTCTGCAACAATGTTTGGACACAAAAATACATAATTCCAGGTTCATAGCTGGATGCAATTGTTTTGAGATTGAACATCATTTGTTAAATATGTGCATTTATATAAAACAGAAACTGCTGTCTTTCCTGATTTATGTCAGAATGTGCCCATGAAGACATCAGGAGAACAGTTACAGAGTGCATCAGTAAGTTTGTTTCAGAAAGCCGTTCACACAGTGTGTAATTAAAGAAGCACATTAATCAGAACCATGCTTTGGGACATGCAATATaaaatttaaatgaaaatgtatcTATGTAAACTTGTATCGCTTGTTATCTTTACAGCTGGAGAGCTGACGTACACAGTAAACACCACAAAAAGAGAAATTATAGTCATTGTGCGGGAGGTCCCTGAGGACGCAGACTACAACCTTAGACTGTGCCTCAAAGGCCGTACTTGCATAGGAACAGGACCACACCGCCTGGTATGGACAAATGACttaaatgttagcatgttaTTTACTGAATAGAAAATTGTCACATCTTAGACAAAGCTTCACTGGCTGTAAACCATTCTTACTCacagtatgtgtctgtgtgtgtgtttctgtttccTCCAGATTAAAAACCAAGATCTGCACATAAATGAGTCatttctatactccaaagctctTCCTTGTTTGTGCATTGAGGTACAGCGTTGAGGTTTTTGTATACGCAAATCAAGTGCATCATAGTCTGGAGTTATTTTAGAACTGTCAAGCATCACACTGATTTCTTACAGGGTTGGCCTGCAACTACAAATGCACGAAGAGCTCAAGTGTGTCCTTTTAAAAATAGTAAGTGAAATGGGGTTATTATAACCTTTCAAGTTCAGGtactttaaaatatgaaattattttTGTTATCTGAGGGTCCTCTTGGCTTTTTTAGACATGGAAGAGTTGTGGTCAGGGGTGACCTATGACCATTACACGCAGACTCTGTCATGGAAGCCTGCGTGCCCTGTCAAGGCAGTCGTGTCGCTGTGTCATGCTGCTGTACCGAAGACGTGTCTTGACTTTGGAAATGTGTCACTGTCCTCTGAAAGACACAGTGTAGGCTCATTTCACTCAGTGTTATTAGTGCATTTTACCTAGCCATTAAAGGAGTAGTCTGGTgaaaaatctttaaatctaacaATTTATTACTTACTACAATTTATTACATACTACAGTCAAACTGTACAACTAGACTACTGTTTCTAACAAATACTAGAAATACACTGTAATCTCCATAAATACATGCCCAAATATGTCTCTCACCTTGCTCAGAACACattgaacatcttcagttgtttcagacagttttagtttgaaaccAGTATGACAGGCACTTTGAgtattattcatattcatagtttcagaataataaatatattccgTTCGATAAGATATGCTTTCTGAATAATGGTTGCTACGGCTAGTTGTGTAAATATTACTTCTGTTTTGGTCTCAGGTGGTGTTTTCTACAGTGGACCCACACCCACAGCTTTGCATGAAGGTAATGGTTGCAGATTGGTTCTGTTTTGCATGACATTCTTGCTTTTAACTACAAAGCATACTAAAGTGATGACATAACAGATAGGAAACGACTTTGATGACCTAGCATCATGACTTGCATGTGCTATCTTGTTGAATGATGCAAATATTTTCCTATTCAGTTCACCACTGAGGCGGGCTTTTGGATAGAGTGTCCATTCAGTTCTGAACGTTATCCAGGTATTAAGTTCTTTGCCACATTAAATCATGTCACGCATTTTAAACTATTGACTTTTTGACTGAACAATTTGGCTTGTATGAAGCATGTCCATATTTGGGTAGGGTGGGATCTGAAGGTGGCTTCCAAAGCTGATCAGCACTGGGCTGAGATATCGTCATGGTTTCCAGCCAGGTTTGCGGTGGGTCTGTGCAAGATGTCCAGCTCAGCTACTTGTGAACAACCTGAAGAAAGCCCATTTTTAAATATCTCTGTGGTATGAGACTATTGACAGGTTTATGCACACAATTACACAATGCACACAATGCCATCAAGTGTGTCATTGCTCTCAAATGACATATTCCAAATACCTTTTTGAAGGACTAACTGTTGTATTTGGATAGAGTCCCATGGGAAAACATTGTTAATACAGTACCGTATTATACTCCTCAAAGACATAATTCATGCCGTGAGTGATGACAAGATAAAACAACAGTGATTCCTCAGTATAGGGAGGGGACACAAACTACAAATAAATAGTTTAGATTGTGTGCTCACATTCTAACACTTCTGTTTCAGGCCAAAATGAAGACTTCAGTTGTCAACTTGTCAGTGGGTATGTGCGACGCAAGTATTTGCATTCAGGTATGGCAATGAGAAATACGTAAGAAACTGTTTTTGTCTCTTGGCATAATCCCCAAAATAAACTTTCATAACTGACATTGGAATCTTCTCAAGAACTGCAGTATAAAATGGGCTGTTATGGTGGACTGATATGTAGCTTGCTCTTTTTAAAGGTGAGGAGGTTAGATGTGCAGTTCGCCATCCAGGAACTCAGATGCAACCTCAAGTGCTGTGAGTAGGCCATTACTCATTACAACTTTACTCATTACTCTGTACCATAACTCATTACAACTTTTCTCATTACTCTGTACCATTACTCATTACAACTTTTCTCATTACTCTTTGCCATTACTCATTACAATTTAATCATTACTCTTTGCCATTACTCATTACAACTTTACTCATTACTCTGTACCATTACTCATTACAACTTTACTCATTACCCTTTACCATTACTCATTACAACTTTactcattactttttgccattacTCATTACAACTTTATTCATTACTCTGTACCATTACTCATTACAACTTTACTCATTACTCTTTGCCATTACTCATTACAACTTTACTCATTACTCTGTACCATTACTCATTACAACTTTACTCATTACTCTGTACCATTACTCATTACAACTTTACTCATTTTTCTTTGCCATTACTCATTACAACTTTACTCATTACTCTTTGCCATTACTCATTACAACTTTACTCATTACTTCTTACCATTACTCATTACAACTTTACTCATTACTCTTTACCATTACTCATTACAACTTTACTCATTACTCTTTACCATTACTCATTACCACTTTACTCATTACTCTTTGCCATTACTCATTACAACTTTGCTCATTACTCTATGCCATTACTCATTACAACTTTACTCATTACTCAATTTCACTTTACTCATTACTCTTTGCCATTACTCATTACAACTTTACTCATTAGTCCTTACCATTACTCATTACAACTTTACTCATTACTCTTTACCATTTCTCATTACAACTTTACTCATTACTCTTTGTCATTACTCATTACAACTTTACTCATTACTCTTTGTCATTACTCATTACAACTTTATTCATTACTCCTTACCATTACTCATTACAACTTTACTCATTACTCTTTACCATTACTCATTACAACTTTACTCATTAAAACTTTACTCATTACTCAATACCACTTTACTCATTACTTCTTACCTTTACTCATAACTCTTTACCATTACTCATTACCATTACTCATTACAACTTTACTCATTACTCCTTACCAGTACTCATTACAACTTTACTCATTACTCCTTACCAGTACTCATTACAATTTTACTCATTACTCAATACCACTTTTCTCATTACTCTTTACCATTACTCATTACAACTTTACTCATTACTCTGTACCATTACTCATTACAACTTTACTCATTACTCTTTGCCATTACTCATTACAACTTTAccattatttgttattatttgttatatCACACCTTTACCCATTACAACATTACTCTCTCCTCTTTACCATTACTCATTACTGGCTTGCACAGTTCTGTTGTTTTGAAGCAgattttgtatttaaagcaaTCTGTGTAGTATACAATTAAAGCTCAGAACATTTTATATTGTAAATTCTAATATCAGTATCAAGATGTCTTAATGAACCTGACATATATGTAATGTTAGACATTTATTAACCAGGGTGGGAACATTTTAATACAGTGCAGTCTTTATTTTACAGCTGACCAGCAGTTTGTTCAGTGGAATAAAAGTGATGTTCTTAAGAAGTATGCACTGCCACTTGCTGTCTTTGTGCTAGCATTTGTGATGGCTTTTTTGGCTGGGAATGTGACTTTGAAaggtaaaataactgaactcttGTATTGTTACTAACTTTTCAGAGAGCCACAAGTGTTTATAGCAGATGCGCATTGTTTCAGTATATTGAATGATCTTATACAGACCATTATCGTATATACTGCTGAATCAATACTTAATTTCCCAAATCATATAGAGCGGGGGTGTCCGACAAATTTAGACAAATTTAGCACTGTACCTCGTGTAATAAACCTGATTCATCTTATTAGCTGCAAAGACTGACTGCCTAAGAATGTTAGTGGGGTCCAGGACCTAATATGTCTACTTTAGTTGCAAAACCCCCAGCTgatcaatacataaaaaaataataatactgtgaacctcaaacagtGTTTCGTCATTTTgcaaaagaaaaccaaaacaaagcTGTAAAACAAGCCAATTCGAAAACTCCTGTACTGCTTTGTCACAGTCTTGAAAATCATGAGGTCcccaaaatgtacacacacccagcccactagcaaaagccctgTTTAAAGCTGGCAAAGCTATTAATATGGGATGCCACTTTGGGCAAATATGTTGATACTTGTTATTCTAGAGAAAAGCACATTACTTCTGGACTCTCGCTATGGAAATACGGGTTGCTACATGAACAAGGACACGACAAAGCCAAGTCAGGGAAAACGAGGGGgttctaggctaaaagctaaccagctacaatcttTTCAGCTAGTTAACTGCACGCCTCACcaagagaaaacaaaaaagacactGAAAGGACAGCTAAACTAATTGGTAAATAATTAGTCTTTTTGTTAGTGTTAAACCTATGCTATGGCATGCAGCTTCTGTAATCCACCACCACTCgttaaccagccaataaaaggaGAGCTTATTtcgaggcaaaataacagggttgtaaatgggtTTGTAAAACTGCTTCTGTGCATTTTCACCTCAACCAAAGTCGCAATCTTATTTATACAGCAAAGATCAACTCAGCATTCCATGGCACCTTTAAGCTTATATGAAATGACtttgtgagtttttttttttagtttattctgTGGGTGGATTGGTGAAATTTTACAGCTGCAAAATAACTGTCTGATAACTTTTGTAAATCCATTGCAAATAAATATTTAGACCTAAATTAAATTATAGCTTTAGGAACACATAGCTTGAGGATTGGCATAATAGGAAAATTGTATTACCTTTATGACTGGTGTTTATGTTTTCAGCCTGTGGGGACAAAAAAAGCAGAAGCCGGACAATACCCCCTCATGTAGAACATCAGCAGGTAAGAAAAGTGTAATTTAATTTGCTATAATTATTAACTACTATAATTATAACTGGCACatgaaatggaaatggaatAGAAACAATAgaaattaatgtatttttagaGGGAGTACAGTCCTCCTTGCGAACATGAACCACCTGAACATCTCTTTCTTCCTGTATTAGAAACAGAGACTCTGATCCACACAGTGAGTGAGGACATGGATACAGGGCTACATCTGATCTAGGGCTATGGGTGGCCATTGTCTGGCTGCAATAGGAGACTGCAGGTGGAGGTGCCAATAAAACTTGTTTCAGCACCTTAATCGGCTTGACCTGGATTGAGCTACGCTTTTGACACGGTTATGCTTTTAATATCGTGTTCTGTCATGAGAAATTggacccaaaaaaaaaattataatctgaTAATGTGTTTCGAAATATTAATACACAATCTAATAACAATCTAATTTCTGAACAATTATATTTAGGGATGTAGAGTTAAAACTGACTCTttattctcactctctctctctctctctctctctctctctctctctctctctcatatacacacacggtTGTTCTGTTTTGCATTGGAAACAGAGATTAGACCTATAGGTTAAGATGAGAAATATCTGTCTGTAGGCTCATTTTTGACATCATTGAACTTGTACAAGAGATCATTGTAATTCTGCAGCTGTAATAAACTGTCCTCTTCCTTTCCAGCAATTGCTAAAGTCTGGgtacagcagggggcagcattGTACAGTTTACAGTGAGTCTGCTGTAAGAAACTGGGCCTATAGTATagctgtaatgtgtgtgtggatggataTGTTACTACAACTAGGTCACAAATGGGCGGTCACAAAAACTGGGTCAGAAATGCGtggtcagctaacagacaccttgGGCTCTGGGCTGTGTAAACTGGAATATTCACTATTATATtaactattactgtgctgtatgtgtttatgtgaaCAGTTGAAGTCTAATAAGAAATTGTGGTGCACAGGTTTTTGTTGAAACAATTATTAATTTCACTGATATTTAGCATCTAGGTGTGTAATGGGGAGTAATTTTGGATGTAGTTTCTGTCATCATGTAATTGAGAAAATGTTAGGCTGgtgtcagattttttttatagtcCAGCTCAAGTAGCTTCCATTGCTTAACATCTCAACTTGCACTGAAATAGCTTACAGTAATGAATTCCTGGTGCATGTACGGTTGGGGTTTGGAAGGGTTGAGAGAAGAAAGCTCTGCACTTTGCTGATGAAAACATTCCTAAAGGATGGAGTAAAGCTTACACAGTGGAAATCCACCAGAACTGTTGGGCAGATGCAGAAAGCAGTGAGGTAAGTGCAGATAGGTCTCTCTTGTTTTAATCCCTGCTTAAAGTCTTATTCTGAATGGTAAAGAGTATAGAACAGTGAGGCATATATAGTGAGTACAGTGAGTGtatataactttatataacCAGGCTAGCAAGTGTTACCTTGAATGTCTTACAAACATCAGTTCTTACTGTAAGTGAGGTTCACAGAGTAGAGTAGAAGGTTCACCAGGTTCattaaacgtgtgtgtgtgtgtgtcaatggctgtctctgtgtgtgcaagagagagagaaagggctcTCACAATGTTTTGGGGAGTGGTAAACACTGTGAAAGTGAGCCATGAGAAAGTAATTGCAGCAATGATCTCATCGTCTTTAGGGCTCAGCTGTGAGAGACACGGCATTCGTTCTCCTCAGTGGTTGACCCAGTCTGCCTGCAAGTTAAAGACAGAGGTAGATTTAAGTCTAACTAGGTCAAAAATCACTACACCTATAATTGTCATTGGGCTAGACTAAGtgtacattctcctacctgtgtaacatgattgcAATATAAGTGACTATAAGTGAatataagagcatcagccaaatgctgtaaatgtagcaAAATGATCCCGCATAGAAACGGCCATATAAGTTAATTGTTCCAGTCCAAAAATACTACCTCTTTGGTCCGCTAGTAGCAgggttaaaacacacacacacacacacacacacaaacctgtcTGTCATGTTTTCGAAGAAGAATTGAAAAAACAGCGCTGGGAGACAACGTCTCTGCCTGGAACTGGAGGTAGCTATAGCTGACTTGATGCCTTGCTGTCCATGATGTCTAGGAAGGCACTGTAGTGATGAAGGTCTGTGTAACCAAATCATGAAGGCAACAATATGTCTTGGCAATTCCAAAGGGAACAGCAGCTCATTGCTAGTTAtcagcatttagctgtgttGTCATTAGCTATTAGTATTTTTGGCCAAAAAAGTAGGCTACATAACTACACTTTGATTCAGCCAGGACTAAGCATCTTCCTTCCTTAGTATCGTAGCATGTGTATCCTATCTGAGTAGGCAGCATTTCTTGAGTTTCAGACAGAGCCAATGTTGCAGAAAAT contains:
- the il17rel gene encoding interleukin-17 receptor E-like protein isoform X1, translated to MKLALFLLLSVLQIEPRNSTIRQIQQCGVHCSEGLHCKSRPYLSLSRCKKHQDWNNGTNIHNASLSSVVRCEEGKCSLNLNIAIMMTLYADIRGVSMCVHSAGMLGRCQIATFPHNTKERIPGKEVEVQYDCFSVRPGQDVLVTLNTVPNFCNNVWTQKYIIPECAHEDIRRTVTECITGELTYTVNTTKREIIVIVREVPEDADYNLRLCLKGRTCIGTGPHRLIKNQDLHINESFLYSKALPCLCIEGWPATTNARRAQVCPFKNNMEELWSGVTYDHYTQTLSWKPACPVKAVVSLCHAAVPKTCLDFGNVSLSSERHSVVFSTVDPHPQLCMKFTTEAGFWIECPFSSERYPGWDLKVASKADQHWAEISSWFPARFAVGLCKMSSSATCEQPEESPFLNISVAKMKTSVVNLSVGMCDASICIQVRRLDVQFAIQELRCNLKCSDQQFVQWNKSDVLKKYALPLAVFVLAFVMAFLAGNVTLKACGDKKSRSRTIPPHVEHQQKQRL
- the il17rel gene encoding interleukin-17 receptor E-like protein isoform X2; translated protein: MKLALFLLLSVLQIEPRNSTIRQIQQCGVHCSEGLHCKSRPYLSLSRCKKHQDWNNGTNIHNASLSSVVRCEEGKCSLNLNIAIMMTLYADIRGVSMCVHSAGMLGRCQIATFPHNTKERIPGKEVEVQYDCFSVRPGQDVLVTLNTVPNFCNNVWTQKYIIPECAHEDIRRTVTECITGELTYTVNTTKREIIVIVREVPEDADYNLRLCLKGRTCIGTGPHRLIKNQDLHINESFLYSKALPCLCIEGWPATTNARRAQVCPFKNNMEELWSGVTYDHYTQTLSWKPACPVKAVVSLCHAAVPKTCLDFGNVSLSSERHSVVFSTVDPHPQLCMKFTTEAGFWIECPFSSERYPGWDLKVASKADQHWAEISSWFPARFAVGLCKMSSSATCEQPEESPFLNISVAKMKTSVVNLSVGMCDASICIQVRRLDVQFAIQELRCNLKCSDQQFVQWNKSDVLKKYALPLAVFVLAFVMAFLAGNVTLKEAGQYPLM
- the il17rel gene encoding interleukin-17 receptor E-like protein isoform X3, with protein sequence MKLALFLLLSVLQIEPRNSTIRQIQQCGVHCSEGLHCKSRPYLSLSRCKKHQDWNNGTNIHNASLSSVVRCEEGKCSLNLNIAIMMTLYADIRGVSMCVHSAGMLGRCQIATFPHNTKERIPGKEVEVQYDCFSVRPGQDVLVTLNTVPNFCNNVWTQKYIIPECAHEDIRRTVTECITGELTYTVNTTKREIIVIVREVPEDADYNLRLCLKGRTCIGTGPHRLIKNQDLHINESFLYSKALPCLCIEGWPATTNARRAQVCPFKNNMEELWSGVTYDHYTQTLSWKPACPVKAVVSLCHAAVPKTCLDFGNVSLSSERHSVVFSTVDPHPQLCMKFTTEAGFWIECPFSSERYPGWDLKVASKADQHWAEISSWFPARFAVGLCKMSSSATCEQPEESPFLNISVAKMKTSVVNLSVGMCDASICIQVRRLDVQFAIQELRCNLKCSCGDKKSRSRTIPPHVEHQQKQRL